CCATATTCCTCCTATCTGGAATTGCGGTGTCCTTTGGGAGAATTGCGGTATCCTTCAAAATTGGTGTTGACTCACCAGTTAAAGAAGATTCATTTACCTGAAGGTTTATTGTCTCAATCAGCCTGGCATCAGCAGGGATTTTGTCGCCCTCCTTCAAAATAATTATATCGCCTGGGACAATCTCCCTTACGGGCACAACAGTCTCAATCGAATCCCTTATTACTGTTATCGTTGGGCTAAGCATTTTCTTAAGCGCTTCAAGCGCCCTTTCAGCGCGATACTCCTGTATGAAGCCAAGCGCTGATGAGACCAAAACTATTGCTAAGATAACTATGGCATCACTCTCCTCGCTCATTAGGAGGGAGATGAGTATGGCCACAATCAGAATCCAGATCAAAACGCTATTAAATTGACCCAAAAAAATCCTCAATGGTGAAACTCTTTTGACGGCTTCTAACTCATTAGCCCCAAACTTAGATAATCTAGACTTGGCTTCAACATCACTTAAACCATTAACATTACTGTTCAACGTTCTTATTACATCATCTATAGTGAGCGAATGCCAAGCTTCCTCATCCATCTTCTAGCTTCTCCATTCAGCACAACCAATGCCATCTAAAAGTTCTCTGACATAGATTTCAATCCGATATTTAAGCCTTTATTAGCATAATGGCGAGCTAGAATGATGTTGTTGAACTTGCCTATATTAACCTTAGTTTAGGCAGTTCTTCGCCAAAAATCATTGAAAAACGGGGCGCCACTATACCTGGATCTGCAAAGGTGCGGAGATTATTAGGGACTATAATAAGCTTATACATGTGCAATTTCTATATCATAGTTTCTTTTGTTTACAATGTTTCTTTTGTTTACAATTTCGGGGAATTTTTTTGCCAGTCAAAATATTGGTTTTTCCTGAGTATTATTGTATGAGCCTCCTAAAGTTTCTGTATGACGTGATTACACAAAAACGTCAAACCTCTCTTTAGCTTCATACGCCCCACTTCAGTTCACTAATTTACGTTTTCACTATTTGCCATCAGCACTTGTTTTTTCGCCAAAGACCAATTTTTATACGACCGTATTTGGAGCGTATTCGTGATAGTGTTTAATGCGCAGAGGTGATCCTTGCTTTTTATTTGCAATATTTGTAATTTGTAAAAAATGCTCTGGGTCTTCTTAATCCTGCATAAGTACATATGATGGGTCCTACCGTAAGATATATGTGCAGATGTGATGTCAGTTATTGTTTGCATACGGTGAAGGCTGATTAGTCGTGCCGACAGAGATTACTGATGTGGAGAAATTTATTGAGCTTTCGGGAAGAGCTAAGTATTGCCTAGTGAAAAGGCTTAATGAAGTCGTGAAGCTAAAACTTAGAACCCCTAGAATGCTCTACACGCTAAAGGTAGAAGCCTCCGATGTTGAAGAAATCATTAAGAAGCTTAAGTGCGAAGTTAGAGAAGCCTAGCCTTTGCATGACGTTTTGAAAGTAATCTTATCCTACAATAGAATGTTGGAAGTTTCAAGTATTTATCACAAACGGCATGCTTTGAGGATCTCTTTGAAATTCTGATATGTTCGACTCTTCTTATAGTTTCTTAATGCTGAAATCAGATCGCTTTGCTCAATCCGACCGATCTTCATACCCAGCGCCTCTGAAATAACTCCCCTCAAAAAGAGAGAATTACAAACTGAGGTTACATTCGAAGGTTTTCTTGCGATGCTTGCCGTCTCAAAGTCAACTATATGGACCATGTTCTTCCCGTTAACAATAATATGCTTCTCGGCCCTGCTGAGTTCACCGTGATCTAGACCAAGATTATCTAGCTTCCAGCATTGATGAAGAATATCCGTGAGCACTTGACGAATAATATCGTCTGAACCTTCCTTCGTACTTTCATTTTCGACCCAGTCCCTGATAAGACTTCCCTCAACAAACTCTATCACTAGAAAGTTCTCAGAGAATCCTAGAAGACGCGGACCAACATTAACAGTATTTGCAATCTGGAGCATTTGCGCCTCATGTATTATTCTCTGTTCTCTAACATCTGTTCTTTTGGTCTTCAAAGCAACAAGTTCATCCCCACGATACGCCGCTATAACTATGCCGACGCAACCCTTGCCTAAGACTGGCATCTCTTTAATCTTCACTTTCCCTAAGGGACAGATCGCAGTAATACCTAAGGCTCTAAGCTCGCCTAGTCTCCTCTCAAACTCTTCATCATCAAATTTAGGGAAGCAGATGATCTCTCCATAGTTACTATGAGAGAGATCCCTTATGGAAATAGGCTGCTCCCAAGAGATTCTATAAGGCATCTTGACCGCATCTTGTTGGATGCACTCAATACAATCATTTAGGACTCTCGCTCTTTTAGCTTAAATATTTGTGTAGCCCAATTGTATATAAACGATTTTTCTATTTTAATTAGCTATTTTTTGTTGTATCCGCTCTTAGCCACCTCGGTTTGCCATGCAGATAATCCGTCAAAAATTTGGCGAAACCGGGATTTTGAAGGTAGAAATCTTTGATTTCACTGTTTACCAAAACTTCAAATGATGAGGACAAAGATTGAGAAACTAGACTACCAATCCCTATCTTAACATGATCGCCCGCCAATCTATCCCTGAGCAAGTGTACTACATCATTATATTTTCTTCTTCTCTCAACCACCCATCTATCTCCATCAATCCTCGGTCCAGAAATAACTGTCTGAGAACCCGAATACTTTTCCAAAAACCTTTCGCAGTCTCTTATCTTTTCCAGAGGCGGACCAATATGCTTCTCAATGGACGGTAAAACACGGGAATACAATTCGAATAAGAAGACGACTGCAGATTCCTCGTCCGACCAAACCTCATCCCGAACGAGTTTGAAGTCATGTTGAAGTATAAGATTTCGAAGAGCCCGTTGTGTACGATAAAGCTGCCCCCATAAGATATCCGATACGGCTCTAGCCGCTCCGGTCTTTATGAATACTATTGATGTTCCTCTTAAGTTTATGGCGGAGGTTACTTCCTCTATGGTGTAAGGTTTTTTCTCAGGGGGAAAGAAGTATTCAATAGAAGGTTTCTTCAGAAACTCTCTTGAAGCAGCAATGAATTCACAGAGCCTTTCGACTCTCACAGAGGAGGCCACATTTCTGCCTTTATCTACTGGGTCAATGACTATGAGCGGTTCTGGAAATATCTTTCTTATCTCATTATGTAGACCTTTGTAGAAGCTTTCTATGTCAATAACCTCTCCTTTTCGCCATTTTGAAGCAGCCCTCAATAATTCAATAAAGGAGCCATAATACAGGATTAGAAGTTCGCAAAGGTACCCGCTGAAACCTCCAATTTTTATCTCAGCACCGTAAGCACCTATACCATGCATAAACTTCTTCAACAATAAAATCTCATCTCTAATATTTGCATCGAGCCTTTTCTTAACATACGCCGTGTGAAATGGTGTCCTATCTACGGATGAAATCACTTCCTCGGATCTTTCAATCTTGAAACATGGAACAAACTCGACGGTAAATCCTTCAATCCTAGCTTGAAGGTATGGATGCTCCGCATAGGATTCAACATAATTCCCGCCAGCAGCTTCCTTTGCAGCTTTCAGTACCCTTGGGAAGATCTCTCTTCCATAAACTTTTGGCACCATTATGAAAATGTCGATGTCCTTATCTCCCGACAGCCATGTATCCTTTGCAATTGAGCCTTCAATACGCACCTCCGCAACAATACCTTTGTCCTTAAGCTTCTCTTCAACCTTCTTTACTATCTCCTGAGAGAATTTTAGTGTCTTCTCTCTCTCGGCTTCGGTGGGAACAATTTTTTTCAAAACATGCTTGATTATATTTTGAATTTCTGCTTCGATGCTGTTTCCACTCATAAATGTCCTTCCAAATCCTTATTATAGCAGCTCAGCTC
The sequence above is drawn from the Candidatus Bathyarchaeota archaeon genome and encodes:
- the cca gene encoding CCA tRNA nucleotidyltransferase translates to MSGNSIEAEIQNIIKHVLKKIVPTEAEREKTLKFSQEIVKKVEEKLKDKGIVAEVRIEGSIAKDTWLSGDKDIDIFIMVPKVYGREIFPRVLKAAKEAAGGNYVESYAEHPYLQARIEGFTVEFVPCFKIERSEEVISSVDRTPFHTAYVKKRLDANIRDEILLLKKFMHGIGAYGAEIKIGGFSGYLCELLILYYGSFIELLRAASKWRKGEVIDIESFYKGLHNEIRKIFPEPLIVIDPVDKGRNVASSVRVERLCEFIAASREFLKKPSIEYFFPPEKKPYTIEEVTSAINLRGTSIVFIKTGAARAVSDILWGQLYRTQRALRNLILQHDFKLVRDEVWSDEESAVVFLFELYSRVLPSIEKHIGPPLEKIRDCERFLEKYSGSQTVISGPRIDGDRWVVERRRKYNDVVHLLRDRLAGDHVKIGIGSLVSQSLSSSFEVLVNSEIKDFYLQNPGFAKFLTDYLHGKPRWLRADTTKNS